One Chanodichthys erythropterus isolate Z2021 chromosome 10, ASM2448905v1, whole genome shotgun sequence DNA segment encodes these proteins:
- the LOC137028096 gene encoding zinc finger protein 658B-like, protein MRIHTGEKPFTCDQCGKSFRQQGNLKTHMIIHTREKLHECDQCGESFLRASGLKSHLNVHSQEKPHSCSLCGKSFSLLKSLKIHQKRHTGVREHMCFECEKTFISAGELKQHQRIHTGEKPYKCSHCDKRFNWSGNLKTHEMVHTGEKSYKCSHCDKKFSQSGNLKTHEMVHTGEKPYKCSHCDKRFSRSVHLKIHERIHTGEKPFKCSHCDKRFNWSGNLKTHEMVHTGKKPYKCSHCDKKFSRSVHLKIHERIQTGEKPYHCTACGKSFTDSSSLRSHKKKKSQIHTGEKPFTCDQCGKSFSQSYSLKAHMNIHTGEKLYECDQCGRIFSRASCLYTHMKVHSQVKPHSCSLCGKSFSLLQSLKEHQKRHTGVKDHKCLECGKSFITAADLKIHWRSHTGEKPYKCSHCDKRFRRSGHLKTHVRIHTGEKPYTCDQCGKSFTQLSSLLSHKKYNHNK, encoded by the exons atgaggatccacactggagagaaaccattcacatgtgatcagtgtggaaagagtttcagacaaCAAGGAAACCTTAAGACACACATGATCATCCACACTAGAGAAAAACTGCATGAATGTGATCAATGTGGTGAATCATTTTTGAGGGCTTCAGGCCTGAAGAGCCACCTGAACGTTCATTCACAGGAGAAACCACATTCATGTTctttgtgtggaaagagtttttcactgctgaaaagtttaaaaatacatCAGAAAAGACATACTGGTGTAAGAGAACatatgtgctttgagtgtgagaagaccTTTATTTCAGCTGGAGAATTGAAACAGCAtcagaggatccacactggagagaaaccttacaaaTGTTCACACTGCGACAAGAGATTCAATTGGTCAGGAAacctgaaaacacatgagatggttcacactggagagaaatcttacaagtgttcacactgcgaCAAGAAATTCAGTCAGTCAGGAAacctgaaaacacatgagatggttcacactggagagaaaccttacaagtgttcacactgcgaCAAGAGATTTAGTCGGTCAGTTCATCTTAAAatacatgagaggatccacaccggagagaaacctttcaagtgttcacactgcgaCAAGAGATTCAATTGGTCAGGAAacctgaaaacacatgagatggTTCACACTGGAaagaaaccttacaagtgttcacattGCGACAAGAAATTTAGTCGGTCAGTTCATCTTAAAATACATGAGAGGATCCAAACCGGAGAGAAACCGTATCACTGCACTgcatgtgggaagagtttcactgATTCATCTTCTCTACgcagtcacaaaaaaaaaaaatcaca gatccacactggagagaaaccgttcacatgtgatcagtgtgggaagagttttagTCAATCATACAGTTTAAAGGCACACATGAacatccacactggagaaaagctgTACGAATGTGATCAGTGTGGCCGAATATTTTCGAGGGCTTCGTGCCTATACACCCACATGAAAGTTCATTCCCAGGTGAAACCACATTCATGTTctttgtgtggaaagagtttttcacttcTGCAGAGTTTAAAAGAACATCAGAAAAGACATACTGGTGTAAAAGATCATAAGTGCTTggagtgtgggaagagttttatTACAGCTGCAGATTTGAAAATTCACTGGAGgtctcacactggagagaaaccttacaagtgttcacactgcgaCAAGAGATTCAGACGGTCAGGACATCTGAAAACACAcgtgaggatccacactggagagaaaccttacacttgtgatcagtgtgggaagagtttcactcAATTATCTTCTCTACTCAGTCACAAAAAATACAATCACAATAAGTAG